Proteins from a single region of Besnoitia besnoiti strain Bb-Ger1 chromosome Unknown contig00019, whole genome shotgun sequence:
- a CDS encoding uncharacterized protein (encoded by transcript BESB_033160) produces the protein MATRLEEAAVAELQGDRLSSSSSSPMRTSAAHSPRREKRTEEGEEREEAGSDEDCDEEEEDAHSAESPAVVSEPSSFSAHLSGDSEVSSRGDREEEDASSSDTPSPISPPSSPRSAFARPSASGGCAGHSSSFSSSFSRESLDSDRRDRRVTSDPEAKAETDEEEEETEGEEGHTDEEEEEVRAGGGAGAQGEDEARETGVVGRPEDGGAAEPLKAAPSVLIRSAPSGALPLITYRGKNPATQKLLEERLGSLSHSTSSVFSSPTKAQDPRIVYLSRRRSHPDPRPGEKDDDASSESARSSSVSAASSAATSASSLARRESEGGGGHDRNLSWALRPFEDFASYFFRQAVAPEKPELSGGPPLLKPPSSADALAGPDAAFTRAAGRDAREERSRSYTDPSDEGTSSPGSDLFSSSGEDEAYALSPPASSRAIPHSLQKSVTADGEFTLPRAASSRRVASYTHLPSWRAERRGPLARASGELRAADKGGEPPDDGKHSHGAADLRAADEAAGRRGGRRGVASGRGEGEREDGEGRKERGQSSMLWPARDIAGRSAEPGPSPRAVCLAGVSSLASPRAPIFLPDASATSASHAAAVRLPSSAHRRVPLPQHPLRFGSSHALFHVGSAPPGGAAARAAGRLSCKMKRSATMLLAAKWRRRAQAAAVASERAREASARLPLSEAERRKEEKPRKSTGRDACAADDPPSAAAEADEARRRKKKKEKQKRDKSEGPWLTREDLALRNSALVTRVAAVAAAQAAQEAAEKSVRAALVEAALKFRMSRVTLSDWMKTQGLQQQRIWDVIFPATHNSASWKLAEVTSKQPMLLSMIKNWVACQHVNITEQLSRGIRWLDLRVCKIVDETEEVDSSSSSSSSLSASSCSASAATRSSRTADKAGKRDHNVKRSLSSLRASSLFCEDAAPSARSDPERDASAQREREPRASEEATPRQSRKTRRDDARPSKSSDSFAGVAGGRTTPYCAHGGVCTVPLISVLCEIREFLEAHPSEIVLVSTVADHGVCQGAFCDTRSLNSSEVDFYVGRILAPFLGAELEPDTTLETLLKRQQRVLYFWNHEERCLPPFDLCPVCLHSFAGASPSAPAAGAFLGRRVEGVGGLAQARREREREGRYRCTCERGRLEAWLDKAQRFFSSDLPPSGGPKDARASCKTHAGKQDAHVSRAASRQESPPRLSPHSEPALDERLHVPSSSPLGRVSSLSPAPAAEFLSPSVVHSVERHPSARSHVSSSSTRSYPRSPFKTGKTKLLKSWSKTRAAKPEILISHLDAWLQERKEEATRLGEESGRFGNRPFVFQMLCGEVTAPDSLGLNVVLYWTKEAQSALRRLPHGIKTNAKATNRLLLRLLAEQHLRTREQREARLHRLNKAVRRAKRRRERRRRDREVAEGREKGDEPDASGRDAAAERQEAAEDEEERRALLRQLEEEDGVGEVKGLHVLNAISHDFVNKQLTQFIVLLNLEKVDVRRALTPISQTSLSSPSFSSRRDTRPLQTALSPSASEPRASPAPDAVADRTRDGRRDELDDDGTWTEERRESAAARLSAWAEKRADDVDEERGRPRPEPYVSFEKEKVVVTADWGGEA, from the exons ATGGCGACGCGCCTGGAAGAAGCCGCGGTAGCCGAGCTGCAGGGCGACCgtctctcgtcgtcgtcgtcgtccccgATGCGCACTTCCGCCGCTCACTCCCCGCGACGAGAAAAGCGAaccgaagagggagaagaaagagaggaggccggaagcgacgaagactgcgacgaagaggaagaagacgcgcatTCGGCGGAGTCCCCGGCCGTCGTCTCTGAACCTTCGTCCTTCTCGGCGCACTTGtctggcgacagcgaggTGAGCTcccgaggcgacagagaggaagaagacgcttCCTCTAGTGACACGCCCTCCCCCatctcgccgccttcctctcctcggAGTGCGTTCGCGCGACCCTCCGCGtctggcggctgcgctggCCACAGCAGCTCCTTCTCCAGTTCTTTCAGTCGCGAGAGCCTCGACTCTGACCGGCGCGACAGGCGAGTAACGAGCGACCCCGAAGCaaaagcggagacagacgaagaagaggaagaaaccgagggagaagaagggcacacagacgaggaagaagaagaagtgCGCGCAGGAGGGGGCGCAGGGGCTcagggcgaggacgaggcgagggagactgGCGTGGTGGGAAGGCCGGAGGACGGCGGAGCGGCAGAACCGCTTAAagcggcgccttctgtcCTGATCAGGTCGGCGCCTTCCGGTGCGCTGCCTCTGATCACCTACCGCGGGAAGAATcctgcgacgcagaagctgctggaggagcgGCTGGGCAGCCTCTCGCACTCGACGTCGAGTGTCTTTTCATCCCCTACCAAGGCGCAGGACCCACGCATCGTCTATTTGTCGCGGAGACGAAGTCATCCCGATCCTCGCCccggcgagaaggacgacgacgcctccagcgaaagcgcgcgcagctcctcggtgtctgccgcgtcctccgccgcgacctccgcctcatcgctcgcgcgccgcgagagcgaaggcggaggcggccacGATCGGAACCTGTCCTGGGCGCTGCGCCCTTTCGAAGACTTCGCCTCCTACTTCTTCCGCCAGGCCGTCGCCCCTGAGAAGCCCGAGCTGAGCGGTGGTCCGCCGCTCCTGAAGCCGCCGAGCTCCGCAGACGCCCTCGCCGGTCCTGACGCGGCCTTCACGAGGGCAGCGggtcgcgacgcgcgcgaagagaggagcCGCAGCTACACAG ACCCGTCGGACGAAGGAACCAGCAGCCCCGGGAGCGACCTGTTTTCCTCGTcgggcgaggacgaggcctacgcactctcgccgcctgcctcgtcaCGCGCGATTCCGCACTCCCTCCAGAAGAGCGTCACTGCGGACGGCGAATTCActctcccgcgcgcggcgtcctcgcgtcGAGTTGCGTCCTACACGCACTTGCCTTCctggcgcgcggagcggcgcgggcctctcgcgcgcgcctccggcgagctgcgcgcagcCGACAAAGGAGGCGAGCCTCCAGACGACGGGAAGCACTCCCACGGAGCCGCAGACCTGCGGGcagcggacgaggcggcggggcggcgcggagggcgacgaggcgtcgcgagcggaaggggagagggagagagagaggacggcgagggaaGGAAAGAGCGAGGGCAGTCTTCGATGCTTTGGCCTGCGCGCGACATCgcagggcgaagcgccgagCCAGGTCCGAGTCCCCGCGCTGTGTGTCTGgcgggcgtctcctctctggctAGTCCTCGAGCTCCGATTTTTCTTCCCGACGCGTCGGCAACGTCGGCAtcgcacgccgcggccgtgcggctgccctcctctgcgcatCGGCGGGTGCCTCTGCCGCAGCATCCGCTTCGCTTCGGCTCGTCGCACGCGCTTTTCCACGttggctccgcgccgccggggggggcggcagcgcgggcggcggggcggctctCCTGCAAGATGAAGCGATCTGCAACGATGTTGCTGGCGGCGAagtggcgcagacgcgcgcaggctgcggcggtcgcctcagagcgcgcgcgcgaggcctcggcgcggctgccgctctccgaGGCTGAGCGCAGGAAGgaagagaagccgcggaagagcACAGGGCgcgacgcgtgcgccgcagacgacccgccaagcgcagccgcggaggcggacgaggcgcgccgccggaagaagaagaaggagaagcagaagcgagACAAGAGCGAGGGTCCGTGGCTCACGCGAGAAGACCTCGCCTTGCGAAACAGCGCCCTCGtcacgcgcgtcgccgcggtcgccgcggcgcaggcagcccaggaagccgcggagaaaaGCGTGAGGGCGGCGCTtgtcgaggccgcgctcaAATTCAGGATGTCGCGCGTGACGCTCAGCGACTGGATGAAGACGCAGGGCCTACAACAGCAGCGCATCTGGGATGTCATCTTTCCAG CGACGCACAACAGCGCCTCGTGGAAGCTTGCGGAGGTGACGTCTAAGCAGCCGATGCTGCTATCCATGATCAAGAACTGGGTCGCCTGTCAG CATGTAAATATCACCGAGCAGCTGAGCCGCGGGATTCGCTGGCTCGACCTGCGTGTGTGCAAAATCGTGGACGAAACCGAGGAAGTCGACagttcctcttcgtcttcttcttcgttgtctgcttcttcctgttccgcgtctgcggccactcgctcttcgcgcacAGCCGACAAGGCAGGCAAGAGAG ACCACAACGTGAAGCGTTCCCTCTCGTCactccgcgcgtcttctctcttctgtgaagacgcggcgccgtctgctcGGAGCGacccagagagagacgcctcggcgcagcgggagcgagagccgcgggcgagcgaggaggcgacgccgcggcagagccgcaagacgcggcgcgacgacgccagGCCGTCAAAGTCCTCCGACAGCTTCGCGGGGGTCGCTGGCGGTCGCACGACTCCCTACTGCGCCCACGGAGGCGTCTGCACTGTCCCCCTG ATTTCGGTGCTGTGTGAGATCCGCGAGTTTCTCGAGGCACACCCCTCGGAGATTGTCCTTGTGAGCACTGTAGCCGATCACGGCGTCTGTCAGGGGGCGTTCTGTGACACGCGGAGCCTCAACTCGAGCGAAGTCGACTTCTACGTAGGGCGGATTCTCGCGCCTTTCCTCGGCGCAGAACTGGAGCCCGACACGACTCTGGAGACCCTGCTCAAGCG gcagcagcgcgtgctgTACTTCTGGAACCACGAAGAGCGATGTCTGCCGCCGTTTGATCTTTGCCCCGTCTGTCTGCATTcgttcgccggcgcgtctccttcggcgcctgcggcgggcgcgttcctggggcggcgcgtggaggGTGTCGGCGGCttggcgcaggcgaggagggaacgcgagagagaaggcaggtATCGCTGCACGTGCGAACGAGGGCGCCTCGAAGCCTGGCTCGACAAAGCGCAGCGG TTTTTCAGCTCAGACCTGCCTCCGTCCGGCGGCCCCAAAGACGCTCGTGCCTCTTGCAAAACTCACGCCGGGAAGCAAG ACGCCCAtgtgtcgcgcgcggcttcacggcaggagtcgccgccgcggctcagTCCCCACAGCGAGCCCGCGCTGGACGAGAGGCTTCAtgtgccttcttcttcccccctGGGGCGGgtctcgtcgctgtcgcctgcgcccgccgcggagttTCTGTCGCCCTCTGTAGTCCATTCCGTGGAGCGGCATCCGTCTGCGCGTTCGCATGTCTCGAGCTCCTCCACCCGCAGCTACCCTCGGTCGCCGTTCAAAACGGGAAAGACGAAGCTGCTCAAGAGCTGGAgcaagacgcgcgcggcgaagccagAGATCCTCATTTCGCACCTCGACGCCTGGCTCCAGGAaaggaaggaggaggcgacgcggctggGAGAGGAAAGCGGACGCTTCGGGAACCGACCTTTCGTCTTCCAGATGCTGTGCG GAGAGGTCACTGCGCCCGACTCGCTCGGGCTGAACGTCGTGCTGTACTggacgaaggaggcgcagtCCGCGCTGCGACGACTGCCGCACGGTATCAAGACGAATGCGAAAGCCACGAACCGGCTGCTTCTCCGCTTATTAGCCGAGCAGCATTTGCGGACGCgggagcagcgcgaggcgcggctgcatcgCCTGAATAAGGCCGTCCGAcgggcgaagcggagacgcgagcggcggcggcgcgaccgcgaggtgGCGGAAGGGCGCGAAAAGGGAGACGAGCCCGACGCGTCCGGGAgggacgcggccgcagagcggcaagaggccgccgaagacgaagaagagcggcgcgcgctgctgcggcagctggaggaggaagacggtGTCGGCGAGGTCAAGGGCTTGCACGTCTTGAACGCAATTTCTCACGACTTCGTCAACAAACAACTGACGCAGTTCATTGTTCTCCTGAACCTGGAGAAAGTCGACGTGAGGAGGGCGCTCACGCCCATCTCGCAAAcatctctctcctcgccgtctttttcgtctcgccgcgacacgcggcctctgcagacggctctgtctccctctgcgtcggagccgcgcgcctcgcccgcgcccgatGCGGTCGCGGATCGTAcgcgcgacggcaggcgagacgAACTCGACGACGATGGAACCTGGACAGAAGAGCGCAGAGAAagtgcggccgcgcgcctcagcgcgtgggcggagaaacgcgcagacgacgtggacgaggagagaggaaggccgcgTCCCGAGCCGTATGTGTCATTTGAAAAGGAAAAGGTCGTCGTGACAGCCGACTGGGGCGGCGAAGCGTAG